The Gouania willdenowi chromosome 7, fGouWil2.1, whole genome shotgun sequence genome includes a window with the following:
- the kdm5bb gene encoding lysine-specific demethylase 5B-B isoform X2, producing the protein MSKPRPVEFKPPPECPVFEPSWEEFRDPFAFINKIRPIAEKTGICKVRPPPDWQPPFACDVDRLHFVPRIQRLNELEAQTRVKLNFLDQIAKFWDLQGCALKIPHVERKILDLYVLNKLVADEGGFDIVCSDRRWTKIAIQMGFSPGKAVGSHLRGHYERILYPYNLFQSGANLLAPDLASKLMRLEADPDLEKCVQKSIESIESMESMESMEAPKEEEKEEVKEAKPQDQCVQLPEGIPSARRAKRNKYEAVCVKTEPEDPDESKPNLRRRMGSLVAKTKPEKEVLIPVKQEPVEVKEAVIEAEKIKSRYKKFIPPLLPSPVDLVVCLVCSNGGDEDRLLLCDGCDDSYHTFCLIPPLNTVPKGDWRCPKCLAQECNKPHEAFGFEQAYRDYSLRAFGQMADAFKSDYFNMPVHMVPTELVEKEFWRLVGAIEEDVTVEYGADIASKEFGSGFPIPNGKFKVSAADEKYLQCGWNLNNLAMMNPSVLTHVTADICGMTLPWLYVGMCFSSFCWHIEDHWSYSINYLHWGEPKTWYGAPGFAAEQLEEVMRKLAPELFDSQPDLLHQLVTIMNPNTLMAHGVPIYRTNQCAGEFVITFPRAYHSGFNQGFNFAEAVNFCTVDWMPLGRQCVDHYRLLHRYNVFSHDEMVCNMASKAESLNVVLASAVYKDFVAMIHEEQEMRDKVKKMGVFIHQEAKYDNLQDDERQCSKCRTTCYLSAVTCPCSPGVLVCLHHISDLCSCPVSQYTLNYRYTLDELFPMMSAVQQRAELYDEWASRVSQTLEAKLEKKKGLPVFRALLSESESKQFPDNDLLRRLRLVTQDAEKCSSVAQQLLNGKRQTRFRCDSVRSRSHLTVEELRSFVRQLYNLCCSLPQAPLLKDLLNRIEDFQQHSEKVLADKVPSVGEIQDLLEVSLDFDVELPELPRLRERLEQARWLEAVQEAASRPTNLSLETMRRLIDQGVGLSPHPSVEKAMACLQEQLTMAEHWEEKASGLLRARPPHSIQTLSAAVEKASGIPAFLPSCLLLKDIISRAQEWLQEAQELQELQASGCIPLVNALSDLVLRGQTIQVHLEPLEQLEALMEQVQEWRQSAAETFIHKDSSLTLVEVLCPRCEVGNVGSPKRKAKKGKLCPKSNKKKPRLNAHSDVEKILLETKDATSAMATLEQLRLTEMESFSKLRAANESKLLPTADCMDLRVCSCQKAPMGAMLQCELCRDAFHSVCVRDPSDAGETQPWLCPQCHPSEKPPLSRVLPLLEALQRLAVRLPEGDALQFLVKRTVDWQNRAQQISQACSLSELEERPVTPPTLTRCVSSSEDAHENSQAPCLTPEWNRTGHAHTVFYTEQRCIQLQGLSPDLEQLMVEGLLLQVSLPEVQTLYRVLLNRANRRHTDKCASPPHEKETAFSSQGTNLNQVNWVQCDGSCNQWFHQVCVGVTAEMAENEDYVCVTCTRNDTHSGE; encoded by the exons ATGAGCAAGCCTCGGCCGGTCGAGTTCAAACCTCCCCCGGAGTGCCCGGTGTTCGAGCCCAGCTGGGAGGAATTTAGAGACCCGTTTGCATTCATCAACAAAATCCGCCCCATCGCGGAGAAAACGGGCATCTGTAAAGTCCGGCCGCCGCCG gattgGCAGCCTCCATTTGCCTGTGACGTGGACAGACTTCACTTTGTTCCTCGGATCCAGAGGCTCAATGAGCTGGAG GCTCAGACCAGAGTTAAGCTCAACTTCCTGGACCAGATCGCCAAATTCTGGGATTTGCAGGGATGTGCCCTGAAGATTCCTCATGTGGAGCGAAAGATTTTAGATTTATACGTCCTGAACAAG CTCGTAGCCGATGAGGGCGGTTTCGACATCGTGTGTAGCGACCGGCGATGGACAAAGATTGCCATACAGATGGGCTTCTCTCCGGGCAAAGCGGTGGGGTCTCACCTGAGGGGACATTATGAGAGGATCCTGTATCCATACAACCTGTTTCAGAGCGGAGCCAACCTGCTG GCACCAGATCTAGCTTCCAAACTGATGCGTTTGGAGGCTGATCCCGACCTGGAAAAG TGCGTTCAGAAGTCCATTGAGTCCATAGAGTCCATGGAGTCGATGGAGTCGATGGAGGCgcctaaagaagaagaaaaggaggaGGTGAAAGAGGCCAAACCACAGGATCAGTGTGTGCAGCTTCCTGAAGGCATCCCCAGCGCTCGCAGGGCCAAACGCAACAAGTACGAG gcggTGTGTGTGAAGACTGAACCTGAGGATCCCGATGAGAGTAAACCCAACCTGAGGAGGAGGATGGGATCACTTGTGGCTAAAACCAAACCAG AAAAAGAAGTTCTTATTCCAGTAAAACAGGAACCAGTGGAAGTTAAAGAAGCAGTGATTGAAGCAGAAAAAATCAAGTCTCGCTACAAGAAGTTCATCCCTCCACTTCTCCCCAGCCCC gTGGACCTGGTGGTGTGTCTGGTGTGCAGTAACGGTGGTGATGAGGACCGTCTGTTGCTATGTGACGGCTGTGATGACAGCTACCACACCTTCTGTCTGATCCCTCCCCTTAACACTGTCCCTAAAGGAGACTGGAGGTGTCCCAAGTGTCTGGCTCAG GAATGTAACAAACCTCACGAAGCGTTTGGCTTTGAACAGGCCTACAGAGACTATTCCCTACGCGCCTTCGGACAAATGGCCGACGCCTTCAAGTCCGACTACTTCAACATGCCGGTTCAT ATGGTTCCCACTGAGCTGGTGGAGAAGGAGTTCTGGCGTCTGGTCGGCGCCATCGAGGAGGACGTGACAGTGGAATATGGAGCAGATATCGCCTCCAAAGAGTTTGGCAGTGGATTCCCCATCCCTAACGGAAAGTTCAAAGTGTCTGCTGCAGATGAG AAATACCTCCAGTGTGGGTGGAACCTGAACAACCTGGCCATGATGAACCCGTCCGTGCTGACACATGTGACCGCCGACATCTGTGGGATGACGCTGCCGTGGCTCTACGTGGGAATGTGCTTCTCCTCGTTCTGCTGGCACATCGAGGACCACTGGAGCTACTCCATCAACTATCTGCACTG GGGAGAACCTAAAACGTGGTACGGAGCTCCAGGCTTCGCTGCAgagcagctggaggaggtgATGAGAAAGTTAGCTCCAGAGCTGTTTGACTCTCAGCCTGATCTACTGCATCAGCTCGTCACCATCATGAACCCCAACACGCTGATGGCTCACGGTGTCCCA ATCTACAGAACCAATCAGTGTGCCGGTGAGTTCGTCATCACGTTTCCCAGAGCTTATCACAGCGGCTTCAACCAGGGATTCAACTTCGCCGAGGCCGTCAACTTCTGCACCGTGGACTGG ATGCCGTTGGGCCGACAGTGTGTGGATCATTACCGTCTGTTGCACCGCTACAACGTCTTCTCTCACGATGAGATGGTTTGCAACATGGCGTCCAAGGCAGAGTCCCTCAACGTGGTCCTGGCCTCGGCCGTTTACAAAGACTTTGTCGCCATGATCCATGAGGAGCAGGAGATGAGGGACAAGGTTAAGAAGATG GGCGTGTTCATCCACCAGGAGGCAAAGTACGACAACCTCCAGGACGACGAGCGTCAGTGTTCCAAATGTCGGACAACGTGCTACCTGTCAGCCGTCACCTGTCCCTGTAGCCCCGGGGTGTTGGTGTGTCTGCACCACATCAGTGACCTCTGCTCCTGCCCCGTCTCACAATACACACTGAA TTACAGATACACACTGGATGAGCTGTTCCCTATGATGAGTGCTGTGCAGCAACGCGCTGAGCTCTACGACGAGTGGGCTTCACGAGTGTCACAGACTCTGGAGGCCAAACTGGAGAAGAAGAAAG GTCTGCCAGTCTTCCGTGCTCTCCTTTCTGAATCCGAGTCCAAACAGTTCCCAGACAACGACCTGCTGCGTCGTCTCCGTCTGGTGACGCAGGACGCAGAGAAATGTTCGTCTGTGGCTCAGCAGCTGCTCAACGGGAAGAGGCAGACCAG GTTTCGCTGTGACAGTGTGAGGTCCAGGAGTCATCTGACCGTGGAGGAGCTGAGGTCGTTTGTGAGACAGCTCTACAACCTGTGCTGTAGCCTCCCACAGGCACCGCTGCTCAAG GATCTCCTGAACCGTATCGAGGACTTCCAGCAGCACAGTGAGAAGGTCTTGGCAGATAAAGTTCCCAGCGTGGGGGAGATCCAGGACCTGCTAGAGGTCAGTTTGGACTTTGACGTGGAGCTGCCTGAGCTGCCTCGTCTGAGGGAGAGGCTGGAGCAGGCCCGCTGGCTGGAGGCGGTGCAGGAGGCCGCTTCTAGGCCCACCAACCTCAGCCTGGAGACCATGAGGAGGCTGATTGACCAAGGCGTGGGTCTGAGCCCCCACCCCTCCGTGGAGAAGGCCATGGCTTGTCTACAGGAGCAGCTCACCATGGCTGAGCACTGGGAGGAGAAGGCAAGCGGTCTACTGAGGGCCAG acctCCTCACTCCATCCAGACTCTGAGTGCAGCAGTAGAAAAGGCGTCTGGTATTCCTGCGTTCCTTCCCAGCTGTCTCCTCCTCAAAGACATCATCAGCAGAGCTCAGGAGTGGCTGCAGGAGGCCCAGGAGCTGCAGGAGCTGCAG GCCAGTGGCTGCATCCCATTGGTCAACGCCCTCTCAGACCTGGTGCTGAGAGGACAAACCATCCAGGTCCACCTGGAGCCTCTGGAGCAGCTGGAGGCTCTGATGGAGCAGGTTCAGGAGTGGAGGCAGTCAGCAGCAGAAACATTCATACACAAGGACTCCAGTCTCACCCTAGTGGAG GTTCTGTGTCCCAGGTGTGAAGTAGGAAACGTTGGTTCTCCTAAAAGGAAAGCTAAGAAAGGAAAGCTGTGTCCAAAAAGTAACAAGAAGAAACCTCGACTCAACGCTCACAGCGACGTGGAAAAGATTCTGTTAGAGACTAAAGACGCCACCTCAGCT ATGGCGACTCTGGAGCAGCTGCGTCTCACAGAGATGGAGTCGTTTTCCAAACTCAGAGCAGCCAATGAGTCCAAGCTCCTCCCCACGGCGGACTGCATGGACCTGAGGGTGTGCTCCTGTCAGAAGGCTCCCATGGGGGCCATGCTGCAGTGTGAACTGTGCAGGGACGCGTTCCACAGCGTGTGCGTCAGAGACCCTTCGGACGCTGGTGAGACCCAGCCGTGGCTGTGTCCTCAGTGCCACCCCTCAGAGAAGCCCCCCCTCAGCAGGGTGCTCCCCCTGCTGGAGGCCCTGCAGCGCCTGGCCGTGAGGCTGCCTGAGGGCGACGCCCTGCAGTTCCTGGTGAAGCGGACGGTGGACTGGCAGAACCGCGCCCAACAGATCTCACAGGCCTGTAGCCTATCAGAGCTGGAGGAGAGGCCGGTGACTCCACCCACTCTGACCCGCTGCGTGTCGAGCAGTGAAGACGCTCATGAAAACTCACAG GCTCCATGTTTGACTCCAGAGTGGAACAGAACAGGCCACGCCCACACCGTGTTCTACACAGAGCAGAGATGCATACAGCTGCAAG gcctcAGTCCAGACCTGGAGCAGCTGATGGTGGAGGGGCTCCTGCTGCAGGTTTCTCTACCTGAGGTCCAAACTCTGTACCGAGTGTTACTGAACCGAGCCAACAGACGACACACGGACAAGTGTGCGTCGCCACCGCACGAGAAAGAGACGGCGTTCAGCTCTCAGGGAACAAATTTGAACCAG gtgaacTGGGTCCAGTGTGACGGCAGCTGTAACCAGTGGTTCCATCAGGTTTGTGTGGGCGTCACAGCTGAGATGGCAGAGAACGAGGACTACGTCTGTGTGACCTGTACAAGGAACGATACACACTCAGGAGAATGA
- the kdm5bb gene encoding lysine-specific demethylase 5B-B isoform X1 translates to MSKPRPVEFKPPPECPVFEPSWEEFRDPFAFINKIRPIAEKTGICKVRPPPDWQPPFACDVDRLHFVPRIQRLNELEAQTRVKLNFLDQIAKFWDLQGCALKIPHVERKILDLYVLNKLVADEGGFDIVCSDRRWTKIAIQMGFSPGKAVGSHLRGHYERILYPYNLFQSGANLLAPDLASKLMRLEADPDLEKCVQKSIESIESMESMESMEAPKEEEKEEVKEAKPQDQCVQLPEGIPSARRAKRNKYEAVCVKTEPEDPDESKPNLRRRMGSLVAKTKPEKEVLIPVKQEPVEVKEAVIEAEKIKSRYKKFIPPLLPSPVDLVVCLVCSNGGDEDRLLLCDGCDDSYHTFCLIPPLNTVPKGDWRCPKCLAQECNKPHEAFGFEQAYRDYSLRAFGQMADAFKSDYFNMPVHMVPTELVEKEFWRLVGAIEEDVTVEYGADIASKEFGSGFPIPNGKFKVSAADEKYLQCGWNLNNLAMMNPSVLTHVTADICGMTLPWLYVGMCFSSFCWHIEDHWSYSINYLHWGEPKTWYGAPGFAAEQLEEVMRKLAPELFDSQPDLLHQLVTIMNPNTLMAHGVPIYRTNQCAGEFVITFPRAYHSGFNQGFNFAEAVNFCTVDWMPLGRQCVDHYRLLHRYNVFSHDEMVCNMASKAESLNVVLASAVYKDFVAMIHEEQEMRDKVKKMGVFIHQEAKYDNLQDDERQCSKCRTTCYLSAVTCPCSPGVLVCLHHISDLCSCPVSQYTLNYRYTLDELFPMMSAVQQRAELYDEWASRVSQTLEAKLEKKKGLPVFRALLSESESKQFPDNDLLRRLRLVTQDAEKCSSVAQQLLNGKRQTRFRCDSVRSRSHLTVEELRSFVRQLYNLCCSLPQAPLLKDLLNRIEDFQQHSEKVLADKVPSVGEIQDLLEVSLDFDVELPELPRLRERLEQARWLEAVQEAASRPTNLSLETMRRLIDQGVGLSPHPSVEKAMACLQEQLTMAEHWEEKASGLLRARPPHSIQTLSAAVEKASGIPAFLPSCLLLKDIISRAQEWLQEAQELQELQASGCIPLVNALSDLVLRGQTIQVHLEPLEQLEALMEQVQEWRQSAAETFIHKDSSLTLVEVLCPRCEVGNVGSPKRKAKKGKLCPKSNKKKPRLNAHSDVEKILLETKDATSAMATLEQLRLTEMESFSKLRAANESKLLPTADCMDLRVCSCQKAPMGAMLQCELCRDAFHSVCVRDPSDAGETQPWLCPQCHPSEKPPLSRVLPLLEALQRLAVRLPEGDALQFLVKRTVDWQNRAQQISQACSLSELEERPVTPPTLTRCVSSSEDAHENSQAPCLTPEWNRTGHAHTVFYTEQRCIQLQGLSPDLEQLMVEGLLLQVSLPEVQTLYRVLLNRANRRHTDKCASPPHEKETAFSSQGTNLNQNGVGVVSETKPKRFLNQEALNGERRGKEKKPAHKRQKMSKKNHPRQNASSSPRSDSFHSDESEEEMATCPAETCQLPEGDEVNWVQCDGSCNQWFHQVCVGVTAEMAENEDYVCVTCTRNDTHSGE, encoded by the exons ATGAGCAAGCCTCGGCCGGTCGAGTTCAAACCTCCCCCGGAGTGCCCGGTGTTCGAGCCCAGCTGGGAGGAATTTAGAGACCCGTTTGCATTCATCAACAAAATCCGCCCCATCGCGGAGAAAACGGGCATCTGTAAAGTCCGGCCGCCGCCG gattgGCAGCCTCCATTTGCCTGTGACGTGGACAGACTTCACTTTGTTCCTCGGATCCAGAGGCTCAATGAGCTGGAG GCTCAGACCAGAGTTAAGCTCAACTTCCTGGACCAGATCGCCAAATTCTGGGATTTGCAGGGATGTGCCCTGAAGATTCCTCATGTGGAGCGAAAGATTTTAGATTTATACGTCCTGAACAAG CTCGTAGCCGATGAGGGCGGTTTCGACATCGTGTGTAGCGACCGGCGATGGACAAAGATTGCCATACAGATGGGCTTCTCTCCGGGCAAAGCGGTGGGGTCTCACCTGAGGGGACATTATGAGAGGATCCTGTATCCATACAACCTGTTTCAGAGCGGAGCCAACCTGCTG GCACCAGATCTAGCTTCCAAACTGATGCGTTTGGAGGCTGATCCCGACCTGGAAAAG TGCGTTCAGAAGTCCATTGAGTCCATAGAGTCCATGGAGTCGATGGAGTCGATGGAGGCgcctaaagaagaagaaaaggaggaGGTGAAAGAGGCCAAACCACAGGATCAGTGTGTGCAGCTTCCTGAAGGCATCCCCAGCGCTCGCAGGGCCAAACGCAACAAGTACGAG gcggTGTGTGTGAAGACTGAACCTGAGGATCCCGATGAGAGTAAACCCAACCTGAGGAGGAGGATGGGATCACTTGTGGCTAAAACCAAACCAG AAAAAGAAGTTCTTATTCCAGTAAAACAGGAACCAGTGGAAGTTAAAGAAGCAGTGATTGAAGCAGAAAAAATCAAGTCTCGCTACAAGAAGTTCATCCCTCCACTTCTCCCCAGCCCC gTGGACCTGGTGGTGTGTCTGGTGTGCAGTAACGGTGGTGATGAGGACCGTCTGTTGCTATGTGACGGCTGTGATGACAGCTACCACACCTTCTGTCTGATCCCTCCCCTTAACACTGTCCCTAAAGGAGACTGGAGGTGTCCCAAGTGTCTGGCTCAG GAATGTAACAAACCTCACGAAGCGTTTGGCTTTGAACAGGCCTACAGAGACTATTCCCTACGCGCCTTCGGACAAATGGCCGACGCCTTCAAGTCCGACTACTTCAACATGCCGGTTCAT ATGGTTCCCACTGAGCTGGTGGAGAAGGAGTTCTGGCGTCTGGTCGGCGCCATCGAGGAGGACGTGACAGTGGAATATGGAGCAGATATCGCCTCCAAAGAGTTTGGCAGTGGATTCCCCATCCCTAACGGAAAGTTCAAAGTGTCTGCTGCAGATGAG AAATACCTCCAGTGTGGGTGGAACCTGAACAACCTGGCCATGATGAACCCGTCCGTGCTGACACATGTGACCGCCGACATCTGTGGGATGACGCTGCCGTGGCTCTACGTGGGAATGTGCTTCTCCTCGTTCTGCTGGCACATCGAGGACCACTGGAGCTACTCCATCAACTATCTGCACTG GGGAGAACCTAAAACGTGGTACGGAGCTCCAGGCTTCGCTGCAgagcagctggaggaggtgATGAGAAAGTTAGCTCCAGAGCTGTTTGACTCTCAGCCTGATCTACTGCATCAGCTCGTCACCATCATGAACCCCAACACGCTGATGGCTCACGGTGTCCCA ATCTACAGAACCAATCAGTGTGCCGGTGAGTTCGTCATCACGTTTCCCAGAGCTTATCACAGCGGCTTCAACCAGGGATTCAACTTCGCCGAGGCCGTCAACTTCTGCACCGTGGACTGG ATGCCGTTGGGCCGACAGTGTGTGGATCATTACCGTCTGTTGCACCGCTACAACGTCTTCTCTCACGATGAGATGGTTTGCAACATGGCGTCCAAGGCAGAGTCCCTCAACGTGGTCCTGGCCTCGGCCGTTTACAAAGACTTTGTCGCCATGATCCATGAGGAGCAGGAGATGAGGGACAAGGTTAAGAAGATG GGCGTGTTCATCCACCAGGAGGCAAAGTACGACAACCTCCAGGACGACGAGCGTCAGTGTTCCAAATGTCGGACAACGTGCTACCTGTCAGCCGTCACCTGTCCCTGTAGCCCCGGGGTGTTGGTGTGTCTGCACCACATCAGTGACCTCTGCTCCTGCCCCGTCTCACAATACACACTGAA TTACAGATACACACTGGATGAGCTGTTCCCTATGATGAGTGCTGTGCAGCAACGCGCTGAGCTCTACGACGAGTGGGCTTCACGAGTGTCACAGACTCTGGAGGCCAAACTGGAGAAGAAGAAAG GTCTGCCAGTCTTCCGTGCTCTCCTTTCTGAATCCGAGTCCAAACAGTTCCCAGACAACGACCTGCTGCGTCGTCTCCGTCTGGTGACGCAGGACGCAGAGAAATGTTCGTCTGTGGCTCAGCAGCTGCTCAACGGGAAGAGGCAGACCAG GTTTCGCTGTGACAGTGTGAGGTCCAGGAGTCATCTGACCGTGGAGGAGCTGAGGTCGTTTGTGAGACAGCTCTACAACCTGTGCTGTAGCCTCCCACAGGCACCGCTGCTCAAG GATCTCCTGAACCGTATCGAGGACTTCCAGCAGCACAGTGAGAAGGTCTTGGCAGATAAAGTTCCCAGCGTGGGGGAGATCCAGGACCTGCTAGAGGTCAGTTTGGACTTTGACGTGGAGCTGCCTGAGCTGCCTCGTCTGAGGGAGAGGCTGGAGCAGGCCCGCTGGCTGGAGGCGGTGCAGGAGGCCGCTTCTAGGCCCACCAACCTCAGCCTGGAGACCATGAGGAGGCTGATTGACCAAGGCGTGGGTCTGAGCCCCCACCCCTCCGTGGAGAAGGCCATGGCTTGTCTACAGGAGCAGCTCACCATGGCTGAGCACTGGGAGGAGAAGGCAAGCGGTCTACTGAGGGCCAG acctCCTCACTCCATCCAGACTCTGAGTGCAGCAGTAGAAAAGGCGTCTGGTATTCCTGCGTTCCTTCCCAGCTGTCTCCTCCTCAAAGACATCATCAGCAGAGCTCAGGAGTGGCTGCAGGAGGCCCAGGAGCTGCAGGAGCTGCAG GCCAGTGGCTGCATCCCATTGGTCAACGCCCTCTCAGACCTGGTGCTGAGAGGACAAACCATCCAGGTCCACCTGGAGCCTCTGGAGCAGCTGGAGGCTCTGATGGAGCAGGTTCAGGAGTGGAGGCAGTCAGCAGCAGAAACATTCATACACAAGGACTCCAGTCTCACCCTAGTGGAG GTTCTGTGTCCCAGGTGTGAAGTAGGAAACGTTGGTTCTCCTAAAAGGAAAGCTAAGAAAGGAAAGCTGTGTCCAAAAAGTAACAAGAAGAAACCTCGACTCAACGCTCACAGCGACGTGGAAAAGATTCTGTTAGAGACTAAAGACGCCACCTCAGCT ATGGCGACTCTGGAGCAGCTGCGTCTCACAGAGATGGAGTCGTTTTCCAAACTCAGAGCAGCCAATGAGTCCAAGCTCCTCCCCACGGCGGACTGCATGGACCTGAGGGTGTGCTCCTGTCAGAAGGCTCCCATGGGGGCCATGCTGCAGTGTGAACTGTGCAGGGACGCGTTCCACAGCGTGTGCGTCAGAGACCCTTCGGACGCTGGTGAGACCCAGCCGTGGCTGTGTCCTCAGTGCCACCCCTCAGAGAAGCCCCCCCTCAGCAGGGTGCTCCCCCTGCTGGAGGCCCTGCAGCGCCTGGCCGTGAGGCTGCCTGAGGGCGACGCCCTGCAGTTCCTGGTGAAGCGGACGGTGGACTGGCAGAACCGCGCCCAACAGATCTCACAGGCCTGTAGCCTATCAGAGCTGGAGGAGAGGCCGGTGACTCCACCCACTCTGACCCGCTGCGTGTCGAGCAGTGAAGACGCTCATGAAAACTCACAG GCTCCATGTTTGACTCCAGAGTGGAACAGAACAGGCCACGCCCACACCGTGTTCTACACAGAGCAGAGATGCATACAGCTGCAAG gcctcAGTCCAGACCTGGAGCAGCTGATGGTGGAGGGGCTCCTGCTGCAGGTTTCTCTACCTGAGGTCCAAACTCTGTACCGAGTGTTACTGAACCGAGCCAACAGACGACACACGGACAAGTGTGCGTCGCCACCGCACGAGAAAGAGACGGCGTTCAGCTCTCAGGGAACAAATTTGAACCAG AACGGCGTGGGCGTGGTCTCGGAAACCAAACCTAAGAGGTTTCTGAACCAGGAAGCGTTGAATGGAGAGCGGCGAGGGAAGGAGAAAAAGCCTGCCCATAAACGGCAGAAGATGAGCAAGAAGAACCATCCGCGTCAGAACGCCTCATCCTCGCCGCGCTCAGACTCCTTCCATTCCGACGAGTCTGAAGAGGAAATGGCGACGTGTCCGGCCGAGACGTGTCAGCTACCAGAGGGAGACGAG gtgaacTGGGTCCAGTGTGACGGCAGCTGTAACCAGTGGTTCCATCAGGTTTGTGTGGGCGTCACAGCTGAGATGGCAGAGAACGAGGACTACGTCTGTGTGACCTGTACAAGGAACGATACACACTCAGGAGAATGA